The sequence TTAAGGCCATGTTTGTGAGGATTTGGATTTGAATAGTGGAGACAACTTTATGAGCTTGTGCAGAAGATTTGTTTTTGTGTTGTTGGTGGCGTCGGTTTTCTTTGTGGTTTCCGGCCTTGACGCCAGGGCGGAGTGGAACGGGATCGTTCCGAACGTTACCACAAAATCTCAGGTGCTCTCGATGCTCGGCGAGCCGTCGCTCGATTCGGGACTCGTCATGATCTACGACGGACAGAAATCCCCCGAGGACACCAAGGGGGTGGCGATCTTCCTCGTGAACGATATAGTCGTGATGGTCAGGATCATTCCCGGGAAACAACTTACAATGAAGTGGGTTTCGGTGAAATTTGGAGATCCCAAGCAGGTTTCCGTCAAAAATCCCGAGCTGGAGGAGCATGTCTTTGATTCCGAATCGGGCAAGGTAATTGTAATTTTTACCAAGAGAAACAAGACGCCCATAAGGATCGACTACCTGTAAATTCAAAAGAAAAGACAGATTTACTTTTAGGGCCGTCCACAGGGACGGCCTTTTTATTTTGTTTACAGCACATTTTGTTTTTGACATATACTCCCATAGTTTTATAATACGTTTAATAATCGTGATAAGAGGATAAACGCCATGAATAGGAAATTTGATGGTGTGGACGCGGCGGTCCCAAAGATTCAGGACGCCGACCTTGACGACAAGGTCGTCCTCGTGAGGGTCGACCATAACGTCGTAAAGAGAGGAGAGATCACCGACCCCTTCAGGATAGACTCCACTATAGGCACCCTCTACAACATCGTCGAGAGGGGCGGACGACTTATCTTGATGACCCATGTGGGACGGCCAAAGAATAAAAAGACGGGCGAGATATCGGTCGACCCGGATACCTCCGTAAAGCCGATAGTGGAGTATCTCGAGAGGAAGCTCCACACAGACTTCATCGTCCCCGAGTTTAAATCGACTCCCCAGGGCATAGCCGGTATCGACACATCGATAAACCTTCACATCAGAGACCTGAGAAATCACAAGATAGGGGGAATCTATCTCCCGAACACCCGGTGGTTTTCCGGCGAGGAGGCGGGAGGACAGGAGCAGGAGGCCTTTGCCATCATGCTGGCCGGACTTGCCGATGTCTTTGTCAACGACGCCTTCGGTTCCTGGCAGCCCCATGCCTCGACCTACGATATTGCAAAGCTCCTCCCAAGCTACGCCGGGTACCTGCTGCAGCAGGAGATATCGAACCTGACCCACGTCCTTAATCCGAAACGGCCCTTTCTGGCCGTCGTCGCAGGCGCAAAGTTCGACACCAAGATAGACCCCCTGAGGAAGCTCTACGACGAGGTCGATTGTCTGATCCTGGGAGGCGTCATCTACAACACTTATCTCGCCGCAAAGTACGGAATCAAGATTTCCGGAGTTACCGAGGACGAGATGGAGATGGCAAGGGAGCTTGTGGAGAAGGACGAAAAGGGAAAAAAGATCTTGGAGCTGCCCGTAATTGTGGAGTCCGATACGTTGGAGGGCAAGATGGAAGGGAAGTACAGGAGCGTCGAGATAGAAAAGCTGAAGAAGGGCGATTCACTGAATTACATCCTCGACATCGACCCGGTATCGTTCGAGGAGAAGGGGGTGATGGACGCCATCCTCGGCGCGGGGACTATATTCGTCAACGCAGTGATGGGCTTTACCCCTCACTTCACCGAGGGATCTAAGGCCCTCGACAATGCCATCGATAAAAACCGGGACGCCAAAAAGATGTACGGCGGAGGCGATACCTTAAAGGAGTTCAAGGACCTCCTCCCCGGTCTCTACCTGGCGGTCCTGGACGATTCCCGCTACTACTTCTTTACCGGCGGCGGCGCGGTGCTCAAGGCGATCAAGGAGGGCGACCCGTACGGGCTTCCTCCCGTAAAGGCCTTGATGAAAAAGTAAATTGGCCGAAATCGGCCGGCAAAAGGCTTCGGGGGTTTGTTCTCTCTCGATATGTCTACGCCGAAACTGCTTGATAACTCCGAGGACGGCGGAATATTTTCGTCGTCGAGTCCGTTTCCTGTCAAACAATTTATGCGGATTTTTCTTGCCTAATAAAAATCGTTCGGGGGGCGGGCTGCCTTTAAGTAAAACACATTAAGTAACACAGTATTTAAGAAACACATTTTATAAAGGGAATTAAAAATGAGTAAATCTAAGGACAAATCATTTAAGGGAATTTTGGGATTGGAGGACGTGAGGATGTTGAGAAGGGAGTTCCTCCTCTCCACCTCCTTTGCGACGGCGTCTCTCCTTTTTGGGGGAATACTCCCAGCCGGCTGCACCGGCCCGAAGGAGAAGATCGCGCCGGCCTTAGGAAAAAAGGCGCTCCACAACTTCCTCCTCTTTGACGGAATTGAAAACGGTCTGAAGAAAGATAAGGTCATTCTGATAGAGGACGACAGGATTATCGACATCGAGACCGGCTGGGATGTGGAAAAGTACTCGGGATTCGAGCCGGTCGACCTCAACGGGCTGACCCTGATCCCCGGACTCATCGACAACCACGTCCACATCACCGTTCCCTTCGTCCGCGATCCGACCTTCGCCGCCGTAACGAGCACTTCCGCCCAGATCGAGAGGAATCTCTTGAGCTGTATCCTCTCCGGCGTCACCACCGTGAGGGACGTGGGGGCGTTTCCGAAGAAGATCCAGGGCTTCCGCGACAGGGTCAACGCCGGCGATCTCCCCGGCCCGAGGATCCTGTGCGCCAACTCGTTTATCTCCACCCCCACAGGTCCGCCGGAGGGAGTGCCTCACCTGAATCCGGCCGTAGAGTTCTTCATGGGGGGCCAGTTCGTCGAGAGGATCACGACCCCGGAGGAGGTTAGGATGGTGGCAAACGAGATGTGCGACCTTGGGGCGGACTGGCTCAAGACCGGGTACCAGTCGGTCTCCTATACCTTCAGGTCAAAGCCGACCGTGCCCAGCGACGAGTATTTGAAGGCGCTCCTGGAGGTGGGAGAAAAGCGGGGCAAGAAAATCTGTATGCATCAGCCCTTCCTTGAGGATTTCCTCAAGGGCGTCGAGATGGGGATTCACACCCTGGAACACTGTCCCAACGACAAGCTGATCCCGGAAGAGGCAATCGAGACCTTCATCGAGAAGGATATGGCGATACTCCCCACGATGATGGCCTTCGGGGACGCCCTCGAGATGAAGGAGATTCTTGCCTGGTTGACGGAGAACGGCCGTAAATACCTCGAGGAGGAGCCGCTGCGTCAGGTAATGGAGTCCGTAAAAATCGAAACCTCGCTTCCCTATCCCCCGGATGATTATCTCGAGAGGGGCTACTACAATTACGAGCTTATGGTTCCCCTCTTCCCGACGTTGGTCGAGAACGTTTCGAGGTTGAGGAGAATGGGAGCCACGGTGGGCGTGGGGACCGATCTAGGGGGCACCATGACGGGATTGTTCGGGTTCTACCACAAGGAGCTTGAACATCTGAGCAACGCTGGGTTCTCCAACTTCGAGATACTCAAGAACGCAACGGCCACAAACGCAAAAATAATAGACATGGCCGACGATATCGGGACTATCGAGGCGGGTAAGTACGCCGACTTTGCGGCGGTCGAGGGGGATCCCCTCTCGGATATCGGCGTGATGAAGGATGTGAAGATGGTCATGAAGGGAGGGGCCTTTATCCTTCGGCATCAAGTGTAGAGATTTCGTATAGATTGGAGATTGATATTTTCGCAGAGTTGGAAGATAACAACGCCGGGAAGCGGACCGATTCCCCTCGGCGGCTTTAGAAACAAAAGGATTTTTTCAGAGAGGCTTGTTGGCTCGTGAGGCCGAAGATCCGAATTTCAAAAGGCGGGGTAGCGCTTAAGGGCGTCCTCTCCGCTGTCGCAGACCTCCTCTTTCCACCCCTCTGTATCGGATGCGGAGAGATTCTGCCGGAGGGAGGGGGGTTTGCCTGCAAGTCTTGCCTGGCGGAGGTTGAAGGGATCGAGGCGCCATACTGCTCGATCTGCGGCAAGCCCCTCTTCGGCGTCGAGGGAACGGCCGGGAGCGATATTATTGTCTGTGAAAACTGTGCGGGTATGAAGCCACCGTTCGACGTCGCCGGGTCGGCCTTTGTCTACGGCGGGATCGTCCTCGAGGCCGTAAAGATGTTCAAATATTACGGAAGGGCAAGCCTCGCCGGGCCCTTGACCGTCTTGGCCCTGAGGGAGGGCGCATGTTTCGGGAATAGGGGCATTCCCGGAACCCTCGACCCCGCCGCATTCGACCTCATGGCCCCCGTTCCCCTCTACAGAAAGAGGCTCTACGAGAGGGGGTTCAATCAGTCCTTGGAGATCGCAAAGGAGTTGAAGAGGAGGTGTGGCGGCAAACTTTCCATAAACCGAGCCGATCTCGTCCGGACGAGATATACGGTTCCCCAGACCACCCTTTCAATGGAGGAGCGAAAGGTCAACGTAAAGGGGGCCTTCGCCGTCAGGGGGAGGGCCTTTCACAAAAAAAGGGTACTTCTCGTTGACGACGTCTTTACCACGGGATCAACGGTATCCGAATGTGCAAAGGTCCTCAAGAATGCTGGGGCGGAGAGGGTGGGGGTCTTTACGCTCACCCGCTCCGTAATGAAATAGAAGTTATTGGAAACCCCCTTTTTCCCCTATTCCTTTTCAACCTCAATCGTTTTTCTGATGTAGAGGGTTCCCCCCCCGATCTTGTCCCTTACGTTTATCTCTATCGTTACCTTGCCCGGCTCGACCACCTCCGGAAGCGTGATCTTGTTTGTTACACGCCACCACTCCGTGCCTTCCGGGGGCTTTACCTTCTCGTCAATGATGTTGGACTCGTTTAGAATAATCTTCCCGTCGCCGCTTATCATCGTCAGATCTTCCTGTATCCATGCGTTTCCGGCCTCGTCCAGGTCGTATTCCGAAATCTCGAATTGCATATAAAATTGCTCGCCGGCTTTGAAAACGGGGGGACTTGCCTTTTCCCCGCCCCTTTCCCGGGATACCACGAGGTCTCTCGCCTCGAGACCGAAGGAGATTATCTTTTGATCCGTACATGAGATTAGCGATACGAGAATCATAACGGCCATCAGGCCGAAGAGACACAAAGATGGCGCCTTCTTTATCCTTTTAAACATCGTTTCCTCCGCTAAATTTCGTTCTTTCATGTTAAATAGTTAAACCGGGTGGTTGATCTTGATTTTATACCATAATGTTAATTCATAATGTTTGGATATTTCAATTTTGTCAAGGACTTTACGGAGTTTTTTACCCCTTTTTTGTATTGCCATTTTGGGCACGCTGTGGTAGTAATTAAATTTCGAATATATATTGTAACAGGTATGATTGTAAAGGCGGGCGGCCGATGAAATACGGAAGGTTGCCTTCTCTTGACTTTAAAGATAAGGGCAATGACCTCAGATATAGATAAAAAGGAGATAGAGAGTATTCTCATCATTAGGCTCTCCGCCATCGGGGATGTAATCAGGGTGCTTCCCTCTCTTGGTCTTTTGCGCAAGCGCTTTCCCATGGCAAAAATATCGTGGGTTGTGGAAGAGGCCGCGTCGGATATCCTCGGAGGGATGGGGGAGATTGATGAGATCATTGTCTTTCCCAAAAAGAGAATATTAAGAAAGCTTGGAAGGCCCTGGACTTTTTTCGGCGCCGTTGGCGAATTCGTAAAATTCTCGAAGGAGTTGAGACGAAGTTCTTTCGATGTCGCCCTCGATTATCACGGTCTGTTAAAGAGCGGGTTAATCTCGTTTTTTTCCGGCGCCCCGGTAAGGCTCGGTTTTGCGAAGGGCTTTTCGAAGGAGCTGAACCACCTGTTCAACAACAGGAAGATAAAGCTTCCGGTCCCGAAGCTTTCGAGGATTACGAGAAACCTCCTGCTGACCGAGGGGCTGACGGGAGTGGACGGTGTGCCCGAGATTCATATCGGGACGACGCCGGAAGACAGGAAGGTTGTGGACATTATCGAGGCGGAGTATCTCTCCGGGGAGAGGCCGAGGATAGTAGTTCATCCGAGCACATCGCCGAGGACACCTTATAAGAGGTGGGGGGCGGAGCGCTACGCCGCTCTCTCGGACATCCTTGTTTCGAGGCTTAAGGCTGAGGTAATCATCACCTTTGGGCCGGGCGAGGAGGATACGGCCAGGGAGGTTAGGGACGGTATGAAACATGGGGCCACGATCTTGGACA is a genomic window of Candidatus Zymogenus saltonus containing:
- a CDS encoding phosphoglycerate kinase, whose translation is MNRKFDGVDAAVPKIQDADLDDKVVLVRVDHNVVKRGEITDPFRIDSTIGTLYNIVERGGRLILMTHVGRPKNKKTGEISVDPDTSVKPIVEYLERKLHTDFIVPEFKSTPQGIAGIDTSINLHIRDLRNHKIGGIYLPNTRWFSGEEAGGQEQEAFAIMLAGLADVFVNDAFGSWQPHASTYDIAKLLPSYAGYLLQQEISNLTHVLNPKRPFLAVVAGAKFDTKIDPLRKLYDEVDCLILGGVIYNTYLAAKYGIKISGVTEDEMEMARELVEKDEKGKKILELPVIVESDTLEGKMEGKYRSVEIEKLKKGDSLNYILDIDPVSFEEKGVMDAILGAGTIFVNAVMGFTPHFTEGSKALDNAIDKNRDAKKMYGGGDTLKEFKDLLPGLYLAVLDDSRYYFFTGGGAVLKAIKEGDPYGLPPVKALMKK
- a CDS encoding amidohydrolase family protein; protein product: MSKSKDKSFKGILGLEDVRMLRREFLLSTSFATASLLFGGILPAGCTGPKEKIAPALGKKALHNFLLFDGIENGLKKDKVILIEDDRIIDIETGWDVEKYSGFEPVDLNGLTLIPGLIDNHVHITVPFVRDPTFAAVTSTSAQIERNLLSCILSGVTTVRDVGAFPKKIQGFRDRVNAGDLPGPRILCANSFISTPTGPPEGVPHLNPAVEFFMGGQFVERITTPEEVRMVANEMCDLGADWLKTGYQSVSYTFRSKPTVPSDEYLKALLEVGEKRGKKICMHQPFLEDFLKGVEMGIHTLEHCPNDKLIPEEAIETFIEKDMAILPTMMAFGDALEMKEILAWLTENGRKYLEEEPLRQVMESVKIETSLPYPPDDYLERGYYNYELMVPLFPTLVENVSRLRRMGATVGVGTDLGGTMTGLFGFYHKELEHLSNAGFSNFEILKNATATNAKIIDMADDIGTIEAGKYADFAAVEGDPLSDIGVMKDVKMVMKGGAFILRHQV
- a CDS encoding ComF family protein; amino-acid sequence: MRPKIRISKGGVALKGVLSAVADLLFPPLCIGCGEILPEGGGFACKSCLAEVEGIEAPYCSICGKPLFGVEGTAGSDIIVCENCAGMKPPFDVAGSAFVYGGIVLEAVKMFKYYGRASLAGPLTVLALREGACFGNRGIPGTLDPAAFDLMAPVPLYRKRLYERGFNQSLEIAKELKRRCGGKLSINRADLVRTRYTVPQTTLSMEERKVNVKGAFAVRGRAFHKKRVLLVDDVFTTGSTVSECAKVLKNAGAERVGVFTLTRSVMK
- a CDS encoding glycosyltransferase family 9 protein gives rise to the protein MTSDIDKKEIESILIIRLSAIGDVIRVLPSLGLLRKRFPMAKISWVVEEAASDILGGMGEIDEIIVFPKKRILRKLGRPWTFFGAVGEFVKFSKELRRSSFDVALDYHGLLKSGLISFFSGAPVRLGFAKGFSKELNHLFNNRKIKLPVPKLSRITRNLLLTEGLTGVDGVPEIHIGTTPEDRKVVDIIEAEYLSGERPRIVVHPSTSPRTPYKRWGAERYAALSDILVSRLKAEVIITFGPGEEDTAREVRDGMKHGATILDRPMRLRELAELYRRSDVYVGGDTGPMHIASFVGTPVVAIFGPTDPIENEPYVKTPFVMIRRPTDCSPCRKKGCTRGDCFEGITPEEVADEVIRLLGGYRKAIAYGI